A DNA window from Ranitomeya imitator isolate aRanImi1 chromosome 2, aRanImi1.pri, whole genome shotgun sequence contains the following coding sequences:
- the LOC138662959 gene encoding zinc finger protein 271-like isoform X2, whose translation MWSAALQVEVSTISDPLSEDLLQKNIFLIYPSKMDMDRDKMAERILHLTLEILFRLTGEDYTVVKKTSSDRCQDPVSERWGRPLSPITGSPPHPLIHEDINDQKILELIYKMIELLTGEVPIRCQDVAVYFSMEEWEYLEGHRDLYKDVIMEAPQPLTSPDLSSKRATPERCPRPLLPQDCNQEDPNAPQDHQVSTISDPLSEDFLQKNIFLIYPSKMDMDRDKMAERILHLTLEILFRLTGEDYTVVKKTSSDRCQDPVSEGWGRPLSPITGPPPHPLIHEDINDQKILELLYKMIELLTGEVPIRCKDVAVYFSMEEWEYLEGHRDLYKNVIMEVPQPLTSPDLSSKRTTPERCPRPLLPQDCNQEDPNAPQDHQGEDMTHINTKETYVRGDERCIEEIPTYGYPADDCTRRSEGQMPSSIFKSDDLEILQDTTEVIAVTPDISSSIHSKDLSSDPIKQVQSSDSLLNTKENQSYKRGIKKQTAPKANKSFSCSECGKCFNKKSDLVTHHRTHTGEKPFSCSECGKCFNRKSVLDIHQKAHTGEKPFSCSECGKCFNRKSVLDLHQKAHTGEKPFSCSECGKCFIQKAHLVIHQRAHTGEKPFSCSECGKCFKQKSVLDIHQKAHTGEKPFSCSECGKCFNQKSVLDIHQRSHTGEKPFSCSECGKCFNKKSDLVTHHRTHTGEKPFSCSECGKCFNKKSDLVTHHRTHTGEKPFSCSECGKCFNRKSVLNLHQKAHTGEKPFSCSECGKCFNRKSVLDLHQKAHTGKKPFSCSECGKCFIQKAHLVSHQRAHTGEKPFSCSECGKCFNQKSDLDIHQKAHTGEKPFSCSECEKCFVKKSHLVSHHRSHTGEKPFSCSECGKCFNQKSVLDLHQKAHTGEKPFSCSECGKCFIQKAHLVIHQRAHTGEKPFSCPECGKCFNRKSLLDIHQKVHTGEKPFSCSECGKCFNRKSVLDIHQKAHTGEKPFSCSECGKCFIQKCNFIIHLRIHTEEKPFSCSECGKCFNRKSVLDIHQKAHTGEKPFSCSECGKCFNRKSALYIHQKVHIGEKPFSC comes from the exons gtctctacaatatcggatcctctcagtgaagatcttctacaaaagaacattttcctgatttacccatcaaagatggatatggacagagacaagatggcggagaggatattacacctcaccctagagatcctcttccggcttactggagag gattacacagtggtgaagaagacctctagtgatcgctgtcaggaccctgtgtctgagagatggggaagacccctgagcccaatcacggggtctccacctcaccccctgatccatgaggacatcaatgaccagaaaatcctagaactcatctacaagatgattgagctgctgactggagag gttcctataaggtgtcaggatgtcgctgtctatttctccatggaggagtgggagtatttagaaggacacagagatctgtacaaggacgtcataatggaggctccccagcccctcacatctccag atctatccagtaagagggcaacaccagagagatgtccccgtcctcttcttccacaggactgtaaccaagaagatcccaatgctcctcaggaccatcag gtctctacaatatcggatcctctcagtgaagattttctacaaaagaacattttcctgatttacccatcaaagatggatatggacagagacaagatggcggagaggatattacacctcaccctagagatcctcttccggcttactggagag gattatacagtggtgaagaagacctctagtgatcgctgtcaggaccctgtgtctgagggatggggaagacccctgagcccaatcacggggcctccacctcaccccctgatccatgaggacatcaatgaccagaagatcctagaactcctctacaagatgattgagctgctgactggagag gttcctataaggtgtaaggatgtcgccgtctatttctccatggaggagtgggagtatttagaaggacacagagatctgtacaagaacgtcataatggaggttccccagcccctcacatctccag atctatccagtaagaggacaacaccagagagatgtccccgtcctcttcttccacaggactgtaaccaagaagatcccaatgctcctcaggatcatcag ggtgaagatatgacccatattaatactaaagagacatatgtgaggggggatgagcggtgtatagaggagattcccacatatggctacccag cagatgactgtaccaggagatcagagggacagatgccatcttcaatttttaaatctgatgatcttgagatcctacaagatacaactgaagtgattgctgttactccagatatatcatcatccattcacagcaaagatctgtcatctgatcctataaAACAGGTtcaatcttctgattcattactgaatactaaggaaaatcaaagttacaaaagaggcattaaaaaacaaactgctcctaaagcaaataagtcattttcatgttcagaatgtgggaaatgttttaacaaaaaatcagatttggttactcaccatagaactcacacaggagagaagcctttttcctgttcagaatgtgggaaatgttttaatcggaaatcggttcttgatatccaccagaaagctcacacaggggagaagcctttttcctgttcagaatgtgggaaatgttttaatcggaaatcgGTTCTTGATCTCCACCAgaaagctcacacaggggagaagcctttttcctgttcagaatgtgggaaatgttttatccagaaagctcatcttgttattcaccagagagctcacacaggggagaagcctttttcctgttcagaatgtgggaaatgttttaaacagaaatcagttcttgatatccaccagaaagctcacacaggggagaagcctttttcctgttcagaatgtgggaaatgttttaatcagaaatcagttcttgatatccaccagagatctcacacaggggagaagcctttttcctgttcagaatgtgggaaatgttttaacaaaaaatcagatttggttactcaccatagaactcacacaggagagaagcctttttcctgttcagaatgtgggaaatgttttaacaaaaaatcagatttggttactcaccatagaactcacacaggagagaagcctttttcctgttcagaatgtggaaaatgttttaatcggaaatcgGTTCTTAATCTCCACCAgaaagctcacacaggggagaagcctttttcctgttcagaatgtgggaaatgttttaatcggaaatcgGTTCTTGATCTCCACCAGAAagctcacacagggaagaagcctttttcctgttcagaatgtgggaaatgttttatccagaaagctcatcttgttagtcaccagagagctcacacaggggagaagcctttttcctgttcagaatgtgggaaatgttttaatcagaaatcagatCTTGATATCCACCAgaaagctcacacaggggagaagcctttttcctgttcagaatgtgagaaatgttttgtaaagaaatcacatcttgttagtcatcatagatctcacacaggggagaagcctttttcctgttcagaatgtgggaaatgttttaatcagaaatcggtTCTTGATCTCCACCAgaaagctcacacaggggagaagcctttttcctgttcagaatgtgggaaatgttttatccagaaagctcatcttgttattcaccagagagctcacacaggagagaagcctttttcctgtccagaatgtgggaaatgttttaatcggaaatcccttcttgatatccaccagaaagttcacacaggagagaagcctttttcctgttcagaatgtgggaaatgttttaatcggaaatcagttcttgatatccaccagaaagctcacacaggggagaagcctttttcttgttcagaatgtgggaaatgttttatccagaaatgtaATTTTATTATTCATCTAAGAATTcatacagaggagaagcctttttcctgttcagaatgtgggaaatgttttaatcggaaatctgttcttgatatccaccagaaagctcacacaggggagaagcctttttcctgttcagagtgtgggaaatgttttaatcggaaatcgGCTCTATATATCCACCAGAAAGTTCACattggggagaagcctttttcctgttga
- the LOC138662959 gene encoding zinc finger protein 420-like isoform X4 codes for MWSAALQVEVSTISDPLSEDLLQKNIFLIYPSKMDMDRDKMAERILHLTLEILFRLTGEDYTVVKKTSSDRCQDPVSERWGRPLSPITGSPPHPLIHEDINDQKILELIYKMIELLTGEVPIRCQDVAVYFSMEEWEYLEGHRDLYKDVIMEAPQPLTSPDLSSKRATPERCPRPLLPQDCNQEDPNAPQDHQVSTISDPLSEDFLQKNIFLIYPSKMDMDRDKMAERILHLTLEILFRLTGEDYTVVKKTSSDRCQDPVSEGWGRPLSPITGPPPHPLIHEDINDQKILELLYKMIELLTGEVPIRCKDVAVYFSMEEWEYLEGHRDLYKNVIMEVPQPLTSPDLSSKRTTPERCPRPLLPQDCNQEDPNAPQDHQGEDMTHINTKETYVRGDERCIEEIPTYGYPDDCTRRSEGQMPSSIFKSDDLEILQDTTEVIAVTPDISSSIHSKDLSSDPIKQVQSSDSLLNTKENQSYKRGIKKQTAPKANKSFSCSECGKCFNKKSDLVTHHRTHTGEKPFSCSECGKCFNRKSVLDIHQKAHTGEKPFSCSECGKCFNRKSVLDLHQKAHTGEKPFSCSECGKCFIQKAHLVIHQRAHTGEKPFSCSECGKCFKQKSVLDIHQKAHTGEKPFSCSECGKCFNQKSVLDIHQRSHTGEKPFSCSECGKCFNKKSDLVTHHRTHTGEKPFSCSECGKCFNKKSDLVTHHRTHTGEKPFSCSECGKCFNRKSVLNLHQKAHTGEKPFSCSECGKCFNRKSVLDLHQKAHTGKKPFSCSECGKCFIQKAHLVSHQRAHTGEKPFSCSECGKCFNQKSDLDIHQKAHTGEKPFSCSECEKCFVKKSHLVSHHRSHTGEKPFSCSECGKCFNQKSVLDLHQKAHTGEKPFSCSECGKCFIQKAHLVIHQRAHTGEKPFSCPECGKCFNRKSLLDIHQKVHTGEKPFSCSECGKCFNRKSVLDIHQKAHTGEKPFSCSECGKCFIQKCNFIIHLRIHTEEKPFSCSECGKCFNRKSVLDIHQKAHTGEKPFSCSECGKCFNRKSALYIHQKVHIGEKPFSC; via the exons gtctctacaatatcggatcctctcagtgaagatcttctacaaaagaacattttcctgatttacccatcaaagatggatatggacagagacaagatggcggagaggatattacacctcaccctagagatcctcttccggcttactggagag gattacacagtggtgaagaagacctctagtgatcgctgtcaggaccctgtgtctgagagatggggaagacccctgagcccaatcacggggtctccacctcaccccctgatccatgaggacatcaatgaccagaaaatcctagaactcatctacaagatgattgagctgctgactggagag gttcctataaggtgtcaggatgtcgctgtctatttctccatggaggagtgggagtatttagaaggacacagagatctgtacaaggacgtcataatggaggctccccagcccctcacatctccag atctatccagtaagagggcaacaccagagagatgtccccgtcctcttcttccacaggactgtaaccaagaagatcccaatgctcctcaggaccatcag gtctctacaatatcggatcctctcagtgaagattttctacaaaagaacattttcctgatttacccatcaaagatggatatggacagagacaagatggcggagaggatattacacctcaccctagagatcctcttccggcttactggagag gattatacagtggtgaagaagacctctagtgatcgctgtcaggaccctgtgtctgagggatggggaagacccctgagcccaatcacggggcctccacctcaccccctgatccatgaggacatcaatgaccagaagatcctagaactcctctacaagatgattgagctgctgactggagag gttcctataaggtgtaaggatgtcgccgtctatttctccatggaggagtgggagtatttagaaggacacagagatctgtacaagaacgtcataatggaggttccccagcccctcacatctccag atctatccagtaagaggacaacaccagagagatgtccccgtcctcttcttccacaggactgtaaccaagaagatcccaatgctcctcaggatcatcag ggtgaagatatgacccatattaatactaaagagacatatgtgaggggggatgagcggtgtatagaggagattcccacatatggctacccag atgactgtaccaggagatcagagggacagatgccatcttcaatttttaaatctgatgatcttgagatcctacaagatacaactgaagtgattgctgttactccagatatatcatcatccattcacagcaaagatctgtcatctgatcctataaAACAGGTtcaatcttctgattcattactgaatactaaggaaaatcaaagttacaaaagaggcattaaaaaacaaactgctcctaaagcaaataagtcattttcatgttcagaatgtgggaaatgttttaacaaaaaatcagatttggttactcaccatagaactcacacaggagagaagcctttttcctgttcagaatgtgggaaatgttttaatcggaaatcggttcttgatatccaccagaaagctcacacaggggagaagcctttttcctgttcagaatgtgggaaatgttttaatcggaaatcgGTTCTTGATCTCCACCAgaaagctcacacaggggagaagcctttttcctgttcagaatgtgggaaatgttttatccagaaagctcatcttgttattcaccagagagctcacacaggggagaagcctttttcctgttcagaatgtgggaaatgttttaaacagaaatcagttcttgatatccaccagaaagctcacacaggggagaagcctttttcctgttcagaatgtgggaaatgttttaatcagaaatcagttcttgatatccaccagagatctcacacaggggagaagcctttttcctgttcagaatgtgggaaatgttttaacaaaaaatcagatttggttactcaccatagaactcacacaggagagaagcctttttcctgttcagaatgtgggaaatgttttaacaaaaaatcagatttggttactcaccatagaactcacacaggagagaagcctttttcctgttcagaatgtggaaaatgttttaatcggaaatcgGTTCTTAATCTCCACCAgaaagctcacacaggggagaagcctttttcctgttcagaatgtgggaaatgttttaatcggaaatcgGTTCTTGATCTCCACCAGAAagctcacacagggaagaagcctttttcctgttcagaatgtgggaaatgttttatccagaaagctcatcttgttagtcaccagagagctcacacaggggagaagcctttttcctgttcagaatgtgggaaatgttttaatcagaaatcagatCTTGATATCCACCAgaaagctcacacaggggagaagcctttttcctgttcagaatgtgagaaatgttttgtaaagaaatcacatcttgttagtcatcatagatctcacacaggggagaagcctttttcctgttcagaatgtgggaaatgttttaatcagaaatcggtTCTTGATCTCCACCAgaaagctcacacaggggagaagcctttttcctgttcagaatgtgggaaatgttttatccagaaagctcatcttgttattcaccagagagctcacacaggagagaagcctttttcctgtccagaatgtgggaaatgttttaatcggaaatcccttcttgatatccaccagaaagttcacacaggagagaagcctttttcctgttcagaatgtgggaaatgttttaatcggaaatcagttcttgatatccaccagaaagctcacacaggggagaagcctttttcttgttcagaatgtgggaaatgttttatccagaaatgtaATTTTATTATTCATCTAAGAATTcatacagaggagaagcctttttcctgttcagaatgtgggaaatgttttaatcggaaatctgttcttgatatccaccagaaagctcacacaggggagaagcctttttcctgttcagagtgtgggaaatgttttaatcggaaatcgGCTCTATATATCCACCAGAAAGTTCACattggggagaagcctttttcctgttga
- the LOC138662959 gene encoding zinc finger protein 420-like isoform X5, translating into MDMDRDKMAERILHLTLEILFRLTGEDYTVVKKTSSDRCQDPVSERWGRPLSPITGSPPHPLIHEDINDQKILELIYKMIELLTGEVPIRCQDVAVYFSMEEWEYLEGHRDLYKDVIMEAPQPLTSPDLSSKRATPERCPRPLLPQDCNQEDPNAPQDHQVSTISDPLSEDFLQKNIFLIYPSKMDMDRDKMAERILHLTLEILFRLTGEDYTVVKKTSSDRCQDPVSEGWGRPLSPITGPPPHPLIHEDINDQKILELLYKMIELLTGEVPIRCKDVAVYFSMEEWEYLEGHRDLYKNVIMEVPQPLTSPDLSSKRTTPERCPRPLLPQDCNQEDPNAPQDHQGEDMTHINTKETYVRGDERCIEEIPTYGYPDDCTRRSEGQMPSSIFKSDDLEILQDTTEVIAVTPDISSSIHSKDLSSDPIKQVQSSDSLLNTKENQSYKRGIKKQTAPKANKSFSCSECGKCFNKKSDLVTHHRTHTGEKPFSCSECGKCFNRKSVLDIHQKAHTGEKPFSCSECGKCFNRKSVLDLHQKAHTGEKPFSCSECGKCFIQKAHLVIHQRAHTGEKPFSCSECGKCFKQKSVLDIHQKAHTGEKPFSCSECGKCFNQKSVLDIHQRSHTGEKPFSCSECGKCFNKKSDLVTHHRTHTGEKPFSCSECGKCFNKKSDLVTHHRTHTGEKPFSCSECGKCFNRKSVLNLHQKAHTGEKPFSCSECGKCFNRKSVLDLHQKAHTGKKPFSCSECGKCFIQKAHLVSHQRAHTGEKPFSCSECGKCFNQKSDLDIHQKAHTGEKPFSCSECEKCFVKKSHLVSHHRSHTGEKPFSCSECGKCFNQKSVLDLHQKAHTGEKPFSCSECGKCFIQKAHLVIHQRAHTGEKPFSCPECGKCFNRKSLLDIHQKVHTGEKPFSCSECGKCFNRKSVLDIHQKAHTGEKPFSCSECGKCFIQKCNFIIHLRIHTEEKPFSCSECGKCFNRKSVLDIHQKAHTGEKPFSCSECGKCFNRKSALYIHQKVHIGEKPFSC; encoded by the exons atggatatggacagagacaagatggcggagaggatattacacctcaccctagagatcctcttccggcttactggagag gattacacagtggtgaagaagacctctagtgatcgctgtcaggaccctgtgtctgagagatggggaagacccctgagcccaatcacggggtctccacctcaccccctgatccatgaggacatcaatgaccagaaaatcctagaactcatctacaagatgattgagctgctgactggagag gttcctataaggtgtcaggatgtcgctgtctatttctccatggaggagtgggagtatttagaaggacacagagatctgtacaaggacgtcataatggaggctccccagcccctcacatctccag atctatccagtaagagggcaacaccagagagatgtccccgtcctcttcttccacaggactgtaaccaagaagatcccaatgctcctcaggaccatcag gtctctacaatatcggatcctctcagtgaagattttctacaaaagaacattttcctgatttacccatcaaagatggatatggacagagacaagatggcggagaggatattacacctcaccctagagatcctcttccggcttactggagag gattatacagtggtgaagaagacctctagtgatcgctgtcaggaccctgtgtctgagggatggggaagacccctgagcccaatcacggggcctccacctcaccccctgatccatgaggacatcaatgaccagaagatcctagaactcctctacaagatgattgagctgctgactggagag gttcctataaggtgtaaggatgtcgccgtctatttctccatggaggagtgggagtatttagaaggacacagagatctgtacaagaacgtcataatggaggttccccagcccctcacatctccag atctatccagtaagaggacaacaccagagagatgtccccgtcctcttcttccacaggactgtaaccaagaagatcccaatgctcctcaggatcatcag ggtgaagatatgacccatattaatactaaagagacatatgtgaggggggatgagcggtgtatagaggagattcccacatatggctacccag atgactgtaccaggagatcagagggacagatgccatcttcaatttttaaatctgatgatcttgagatcctacaagatacaactgaagtgattgctgttactccagatatatcatcatccattcacagcaaagatctgtcatctgatcctataaAACAGGTtcaatcttctgattcattactgaatactaaggaaaatcaaagttacaaaagaggcattaaaaaacaaactgctcctaaagcaaataagtcattttcatgttcagaatgtgggaaatgttttaacaaaaaatcagatttggttactcaccatagaactcacacaggagagaagcctttttcctgttcagaatgtgggaaatgttttaatcggaaatcggttcttgatatccaccagaaagctcacacaggggagaagcctttttcctgttcagaatgtgggaaatgttttaatcggaaatcgGTTCTTGATCTCCACCAgaaagctcacacaggggagaagcctttttcctgttcagaatgtgggaaatgttttatccagaaagctcatcttgttattcaccagagagctcacacaggggagaagcctttttcctgttcagaatgtgggaaatgttttaaacagaaatcagttcttgatatccaccagaaagctcacacaggggagaagcctttttcctgttcagaatgtgggaaatgttttaatcagaaatcagttcttgatatccaccagagatctcacacaggggagaagcctttttcctgttcagaatgtgggaaatgttttaacaaaaaatcagatttggttactcaccatagaactcacacaggagagaagcctttttcctgttcagaatgtgggaaatgttttaacaaaaaatcagatttggttactcaccatagaactcacacaggagagaagcctttttcctgttcagaatgtggaaaatgttttaatcggaaatcgGTTCTTAATCTCCACCAgaaagctcacacaggggagaagcctttttcctgttcagaatgtgggaaatgttttaatcggaaatcgGTTCTTGATCTCCACCAGAAagctcacacagggaagaagcctttttcctgttcagaatgtgggaaatgttttatccagaaagctcatcttgttagtcaccagagagctcacacaggggagaagcctttttcctgttcagaatgtgggaaatgttttaatcagaaatcagatCTTGATATCCACCAgaaagctcacacaggggagaagcctttttcctgttcagaatgtgagaaatgttttgtaaagaaatcacatcttgttagtcatcatagatctcacacaggggagaagcctttttcctgttcagaatgtgggaaatgttttaatcagaaatcggtTCTTGATCTCCACCAgaaagctcacacaggggagaagcctttttcctgttcagaatgtgggaaatgttttatccagaaagctcatcttgttattcaccagagagctcacacaggagagaagcctttttcctgtccagaatgtgggaaatgttttaatcggaaatcccttcttgatatccaccagaaagttcacacaggagagaagcctttttcctgttcagaatgtgggaaatgttttaatcggaaatcagttcttgatatccaccagaaagctcacacaggggagaagcctttttcttgttcagaatgtgggaaatgttttatccagaaatgtaATTTTATTATTCATCTAAGAATTcatacagaggagaagcctttttcctgttcagaatgtgggaaatgttttaatcggaaatctgttcttgatatccaccagaaagctcacacaggggagaagcctttttcctgttcagagtgtgggaaatgttttaatcggaaatcgGCTCTATATATCCACCAGAAAGTTCACattggggagaagcctttttcctgttga